From Thermococcus sp., the proteins below share one genomic window:
- a CDS encoding proton-conducting transporter membrane subunit, with protein sequence MFDVTLSLALDRTGVLFVLNVAILGLAALIASLKYMNIYEFKPKIPYYPTLIVFIISMLLIPMVRDWLVFLFLWEIMTLASYLLIIYDWPKKKVKRAGWKYFVTMHLFDTSPLMLGVALVYASNGSFAFAPLSGAYTTAVVALFLIGFAAKAGLFPLHFWLPDAHPAAPSPVSALMSGAMVELGLYGSIKILQAVNWSVPGWIIWLIGAMAVLSMLAAIFSYGIQDDVKSLFAWSTIDNMGWLYLLLLAGLLGVSGVEKNIGYYVLAHGLAKGAAFITTGALLYVFGTRSLSKMKGMINTDQLSAGLMIASIFALEGVPPFNLFLNKLNVIKTLLTVKP encoded by the coding sequence ATGTTCGACGTAACGCTCAGCCTGGCACTTGACAGAACCGGTGTGCTCTTCGTCCTCAACGTGGCAATACTTGGCCTTGCCGCTTTGATAGCCTCGCTTAAGTACATGAACATCTACGAGTTCAAACCCAAGATACCCTACTATCCAACGCTGATAGTCTTCATCATCTCAATGCTGCTAATACCAATGGTCAGGGACTGGTTGGTGTTCCTCTTCCTCTGGGAGATAATGACCCTCGCCTCGTACCTCCTGATAATCTATGACTGGCCGAAGAAGAAGGTCAAGAGGGCCGGCTGGAAGTACTTTGTAACGATGCACCTCTTTGACACCTCACCACTCATGCTCGGCGTTGCGCTCGTGTATGCTTCAAACGGGAGTTTTGCCTTTGCCCCATTGAGCGGAGCGTACACCACAGCGGTAGTTGCTCTGTTCCTCATCGGATTCGCCGCCAAGGCAGGTCTCTTCCCGCTCCACTTCTGGTTACCGGACGCTCACCCAGCAGCCCCAAGCCCGGTATCGGCCCTGATGAGTGGAGCAATGGTCGAGCTCGGCCTCTACGGGAGCATAAAAATCCTCCAGGCAGTGAACTGGAGCGTCCCCGGATGGATAATCTGGCTTATCGGAGCAATGGCCGTCCTCAGCATGCTCGCGGCGATATTCAGCTACGGCATCCAGGACGACGTTAAGAGTCTCTTCGCCTGGTCGACGATAGACAACATGGGCTGGCTGTATCTGCTCCTCCTCGCGGGACTGCTCGGGGTTTCAGGCGTTGAGAAGAACATCGGTTACTACGTTCTGGCCCACGGTTTAGCAAAGGGTGCCGCGTTCATCACCACGGGAGCGTTGCTCTATGTCTTTGGCACGAGGAGTCTGAGCAAAATGAAGGGAATGATAAACACTGACCAGCTCAGCGCCGGGCTCATGATAGCCTCAATATTCGCCCTTGAGGGTGTTCCGCCCTTCAACCTCTTCCTCAACAAACTCAACGTCATCAAAACCCTCCTCACCGTAAAACCGG